The following are encoded in a window of Cryptococcus gattii WM276 chromosome M, complete sequence genomic DNA:
- a CDS encoding uncharacterized protein (Similar to TIGR gene model, INSD accession AAW46914.1) produces the protein MSVVSKNLFDLLGDDESPAPAAPKAAPKKSEPAPAQRNVPGAAPRGNANRGRGNNNRGTHTVTRDDRVADNEGTVTAGGFDGERVPASKKGNHTRDAHTKGPRGSRPAKTSGGHTSAGNGHYRGAKVPAQAGERRQFERRNPTGTTDSQKKVEHGWGVNSGEAELKDEVEGEKDAKVEENAPQTPAEGVVGETEAPAAEGEAEQEPEEVTKSYEEYLAERAQQNAAISALGKKQTREVASEIEGKAFVREAIDDFFSGKSKSSEAKAKPKKEKVFIEFDGQFAQPSRPPRRDREGGERSGERSGRGRGQRGGFGGQRGNNRGGARASRPAPINANDTKAFPALGA, from the exons ATGTCGGTCGTGTCGAAGAACCTCTTCGACCTCCTCGGGG ACGACGAGTCTCCCGCCCCTGCCGCCCCTAAAGCCGCTCCCAAAAAGTCTGAGCCCGCCCCCGCTCAGCGAAACGTCCCTGGTGCTGCTCCCCGTGGTAACGCCAACCGAGGCCGAGGCAACAACAACCGAGGCACTCACACCGTCACCCGTGACGACCGAGTTGCCGACAACGAGGGCACCGTGACCGCTGGCGGCTTTGACGGCGAGCGAGTGCCCGCTTCCAAGAAGGGCAACCACACTCGTGACGCTCACACCAAGGGCCCCCGAGGCAGCAGACCCGCCAAGACTTCCGGTGGTCACACTTCTGCCGGTAACGGCCACTACAGGGGTGCCAAGGTCCCTGCTCAGGCCGGTGAGAGGAGGCAGTTCGAGAGGAGGAACCCCACTGGTACTACCGACAGCCAGAAGAAGGTCGAGCACGGCTGGGGTGTCAACTCTGGTGAGGCTGAATTGAAGG ACGAGGTTGAGGGTGAGAAGGACGCCAAGGTTGAGGAGAACGCTCCTCAAACTCCCGCTGAGGGTGTTGTGGGTGAGACCGAGGCTCCCGCCGCTGAGGGCGAGGCCGAACAAGAGCCTGAGGAGGTCACCAAGTCTTACGAGGAGTACCTTGCCGAGCGTGCCCAGCAGAACGCTGCCATCTCTGCTCTTGGTAAGAAGCAGACTAGGGAAGTTGCCTCTGAGATTGAGGGCAAGGCTTTCGTCAGGGAGGCCATTGACGACTTCTTCTCCGGCAAG TCTAAGAGCTCCGAGGCCAAGGCCAAGCccaagaaggagaaggtCTTCATCGAGTTTGACGGTCAGTTCGCCCAGCCTTCCCGACCTCCCCGACGAGACCGAGAGGGTGGTGAGCGATCTGGTGAGCGATCTGGTCGAGGCCGAGGACAGCGAGGTGGTTTCGGTGGCCAGCGAGGCAACAACCGAGGTGGCGCCCGAGCCAGCCGACCTGCTCCCATCAACGCCAACGACACCAAGGCTTTCCCCGCTTTGGGCGCTTAA